From one Peptoniphilaceae bacterium AMB_02 genomic stretch:
- a CDS encoding LacI family DNA-binding transcriptional regulator produces the protein MSSPTIKDVAKLAGVSISTVSRVMNESKPVSPESRRKVEDAIKKLDFKRNELARSLVMKRSNVIGVIVKDIGIPYMAQIVRGVEEVGRMYKYDILLSSSYGDSEQEKKLVDFLFRKQAEAILLVTENVNAEVVVKLKENDTPFIQLDKFYEGDFYTVSIDYSEAAYRMTNYLIELGHRDILFIKEFNNSKVGNEKYNGYNKAIKEHGLKTHSITVESNEVSDGYDLGDEIVDIVSKEDITAVFASEDNLAIGFINYCYDKAITVPDELTVVGFGDEYLASIYRPTITTVQEPYYDIGAVAMRRLIKALKKEEAIDKTIYLPTQIMQRESSSEV, from the coding sequence ATGTCATCACCAACAATTAAAGATGTAGCTAAGTTAGCAGGGGTTTCGATTTCAACTGTTTCGAGAGTTATGAACGAATCAAAACCCGTAAGTCCGGAATCCAGAAGAAAAGTTGAAGATGCTATTAAAAAATTAGATTTTAAGAGAAATGAATTGGCAAGAAGTTTAGTAATGAAAAGATCTAATGTTATTGGAGTCATAGTAAAAGATATTGGAATACCATATATGGCTCAAATAGTAAGAGGGGTAGAGGAAGTAGGAAGAATGTATAAGTACGACATACTACTATCTTCATCATATGGTGATTCTGAGCAAGAAAAGAAACTCGTTGACTTCTTGTTTAGAAAGCAGGCAGAAGCAATCTTATTGGTAACAGAGAATGTAAATGCTGAAGTTGTGGTTAAGCTTAAAGAAAATGATACACCATTTATACAATTGGATAAATTCTATGAAGGTGACTTCTATACAGTAAGTATTGATTACTCAGAAGCAGCTTATAGAATGACAAATTATCTTATTGAATTGGGGCATAGGGATATCCTATTCATTAAGGAATTTAATAACAGTAAAGTAGGAAATGAGAAGTATAATGGTTATAATAAAGCCATAAAAGAGCATGGATTAAAGACGCATAGCATTACGGTTGAAAGTAACGAAGTCTCGGATGGCTATGATTTAGGCGATGAAATCGTCGACATAGTAAGCAAAGAAGATATTACGGCTGTTTTTGCAAGTGAGGATAATCTGGCAATAGGATTTATAAACTATTGCTATGATAAAGCTATAACAGTGCCTGATGAATTAACAGTTGTAGGATTTGGAGATGAATATCTAGCATCAATTTATAGACCAACTATAACAACAGTACAAGAACCATATTATGATATAGGTGCAGTTGCTATGAGAAGATTGATAAAAGCACTTAAAAAAGAGGAAGCAATAGATAAAACTATCTACTTACCAACTCAGATAATGCAAAGAGAATCCAGTTCTGAAGTTTAA
- a CDS encoding selenium metabolism-associated LysR family transcriptional regulator: MKTKASQKASEMLYVSQPTVSNHISNLEKELDTVLFIRTKRNVTLTKSGNILYEHAKNIILAYRTMTSELKSYNQNTEGHLNIYASSVPRKFLLPKLLKDFSAKYPNVSYSLVNDDSQTVLDGLMIGETDFGFVGIKVDSPKLSYHQLMEDELVLVASEELSVRHDKDMNISLDDIVKYPIIMREEGSGTRSILENELNRLGIDVSELNLFAVIEDPSTILQMVECGLGCSVISKFEADSIVENNKIKKYKLKDLNLKRHFYFVYNTDMQYVPINKIFKSFILNMMKNSILA; this comes from the coding sequence TTGAAAACAAAAGCTTCACAAAAAGCATCTGAAATGCTCTACGTGTCTCAGCCAACAGTCTCAAATCATATTAGTAATTTAGAAAAAGAGTTAGACACTGTATTATTTATTAGGACTAAGAGAAATGTAACCTTGACAAAATCAGGTAATATTCTTTATGAGCATGCAAAAAACATTATTTTAGCATATAGGACAATGACTTCAGAATTAAAGTCGTATAATCAAAATACTGAAGGTCACTTAAATATCTATGCAAGTTCTGTTCCCAGAAAATTTTTATTACCTAAACTATTAAAGGATTTTTCGGCAAAATATCCTAATGTAAGCTATTCACTCGTAAATGACGATTCTCAAACGGTACTGGATGGGCTTATGATTGGTGAAACAGACTTTGGTTTCGTAGGTATTAAAGTGGATTCTCCAAAACTTTCTTACCATCAACTTATGGAAGATGAACTAGTCTTGGTGGCATCTGAAGAACTTAGCGTTCGACATGACAAAGACATGAATATTAGTTTGGATGACATTGTAAAATATCCAATAATTATGAGAGAAGAAGGTTCCGGTACCAGATCAATATTGGAAAATGAGTTAAACCGTTTAGGTATTGATGTTTCTGAATTAAACCTATTTGCAGTAATTGAAGATCCTTCTACAATCTTACAGATGGTTGAATGTGGCTTGGGTTGCAGCGTTATTTCTAAATTTGAAGCCGATTCAATAGTAGAAAATAATAAAATAAAAAAATATAAACTTAAGGACTTAAATTTAAAAAGACATTTCTATTTCGTGTATAATACCGATATGCAGTATGTACCTATAAATAAAATCTTTAAATCCTTTATTTTGAATATGATGAAAAATAGCATCTTAGCTTAA
- a CDS encoding HPr family phosphocarrier protein, with the protein MVEKTIIVKNETGLHARPAASLVQFVKNFPGSVEIVKDGKVANAKSIFNVMSLGISKNTEIIVRVSGENEEENLEKLVEFIEKLSE; encoded by the coding sequence ATGGTAGAAAAAACTATTATTGTAAAAAATGAAACTGGACTTCATGCTCGCCCTGCAGCATCCTTAGTTCAATTTGTTAAGAATTTTCCAGGATCAGTTGAAATTGTAAAAGACGGAAAAGTAGCAAATGCAAAAAGTATATTCAATGTAATGTCGTTGGGAATCTCAAAAAATACTGAAATTATTGTAAGAGTTAGTGGAGAAAACGAAGAAGAAAATTTAGAGAAACTAGTTGAGTTTATTGAAAAATTAAGTGAATAA